The following coding sequences are from one Polynucleobacter sp. JS-JIR-II-50 window:
- the rlmB gene encoding 23S rRNA (guanosine(2251)-2'-O)-methyltransferase RlmB produces the protein MKQILVGFHAVQARLRVDPDSLKSVYFDSGRRDRRMGDFLKQAEEVLGERLHAADAERLHKLTGHDRHQGVVALAEKMTVARTVTEVVEDAESAQKKPLFLVLDGITDPHNFGACLRVADGAGVDAVVVPKDRSASVNATVSKVSSGASEVMPVITVTNLVRSMKEMQEAGVWLIGTDDEATKSIYDIDLTGPIGIVMGAEGEGMRRLTKENCDELVRIPMQGVVSSLNVSVASGVCLYEALRQRLAKTNDKAAK, from the coding sequence ATGAAACAAATATTAGTAGGTTTTCATGCTGTACAAGCGCGTTTACGAGTCGACCCAGATAGCTTGAAGTCTGTGTACTTTGACTCTGGCCGTCGCGATAGACGTATGGGTGATTTTTTAAAGCAAGCAGAAGAAGTTCTTGGTGAGCGCTTGCACGCAGCTGATGCCGAGCGTCTGCATAAGTTGACAGGCCATGATCGCCACCAGGGTGTTGTTGCTTTGGCTGAAAAAATGACTGTGGCACGTACAGTTACTGAAGTAGTTGAAGATGCTGAGAGTGCTCAGAAGAAGCCGCTGTTCCTTGTTTTAGATGGCATTACTGATCCCCATAACTTTGGTGCTTGTTTGCGTGTAGCAGATGGTGCAGGCGTAGATGCCGTAGTAGTTCCTAAAGATCGTTCTGCATCGGTTAATGCCACCGTTAGCAAGGTATCTAGTGGCGCATCAGAAGTGATGCCAGTTATTACGGTGACCAACCTCGTTCGCAGCATGAAAGAAATGCAAGAAGCGGGTGTTTGGTTGATTGGAACGGATGACGAAGCTACTAAATCAATCTATGACATCGATCTCACAGGCCCTATTGGCATTGTGATGGGAGCTGAAGGCGAGGGCATGCGTCGCCTCACCAAAGAAAACTGTGATGAATTGGTTCGAATACCGATGCAAGGCGTTGTATCCAGTTTGAATGTATCTGTTGCAAGTGGCGTATGCTTATATGAGGCATTAAGACAGCGCCTAGCTAAAACAAACGACAAAGCTGCCAAGTAA
- a CDS encoding amidohydrolase, with translation MKTANRKSISKSIAALVACSVPLFACAEVVVLKAANIITMDDKKPRAEAIAFDTSTKKITAIGSLKDVQASAPSANVKDLGATVLMPGFVEPHSHPLLGGVLTQSPAYWVAPYVGYKTWAGVQAKIIKEDREAKPGIPLIFNGVDRLLQQAPIPTNKILDSLSPSGRPILVFDNSGHAVYFNTAVMKALGWTGGKPPKDPVGGSFGRNKDGTSNGVANEVPGMVAVGVPFIPKAIPHPLLSGANWYAYMSSFGITSSSEMTYSTGQYKAYQALGSVPDAPLRLSVYHMSTEPDAASQVTWPDANMVRKNGIKLWADGTPWLGNVAQSFGYLDNPTTRQADIILGPLGEKGMNYTRLQLDQILDKYAPLGYQMSFHCNGDIGFDVVLDAYEYALTKYNLSGTDHRWRVEHLGAARADQFKRAANLGVTVSLGPFQYIYWGDLLDGTMFDSAHGSEWVRVADAFKADVHPSFHNDGPVTPPNVLLNIQSMVTRTTDSGRVHGQNQAATMDQALKAVTINGAYQLKRDREVGSLEVGKFADIVELSTDLTTVKPSEILEKVKVQGTWVGGKKIDLAKFIQEVSAIDPSEHQNLGDATLKTIHSH, from the coding sequence GTGAAAACAGCCAATCGTAAGAGTATTTCAAAATCTATTGCTGCTCTTGTGGCATGTTCGGTTCCATTGTTTGCTTGTGCAGAGGTTGTGGTCCTTAAAGCTGCAAACATCATCACCATGGATGATAAAAAACCACGCGCAGAAGCAATTGCCTTCGATACCAGCACTAAAAAGATCACAGCTATTGGATCGCTTAAGGATGTCCAAGCTTCGGCACCCAGCGCTAATGTTAAAGATTTGGGCGCTACAGTATTAATGCCGGGTTTTGTTGAGCCACATAGCCACCCTTTATTGGGTGGTGTTCTCACTCAGTCACCGGCATATTGGGTGGCTCCGTATGTCGGCTATAAAACCTGGGCAGGCGTTCAAGCAAAAATTATCAAGGAAGATAGAGAAGCGAAGCCTGGGATTCCATTGATATTTAACGGTGTTGATCGCTTATTGCAACAGGCGCCAATTCCAACAAATAAAATTTTGGATTCCCTTTCTCCAAGTGGTCGCCCAATCCTCGTGTTTGATAACTCCGGCCATGCTGTTTACTTTAATACTGCAGTTATGAAAGCATTGGGGTGGACCGGCGGTAAGCCACCAAAAGATCCAGTGGGCGGCAGTTTTGGGCGCAATAAAGATGGCACCTCTAATGGTGTTGCCAATGAAGTGCCGGGCATGGTTGCAGTGGGGGTTCCTTTTATACCAAAGGCAATTCCTCATCCATTACTCTCTGGTGCGAATTGGTATGCCTACATGTCCTCATTTGGCATTACATCTTCCTCGGAGATGACTTATAGCACTGGCCAGTACAAAGCCTACCAAGCGCTTGGATCAGTTCCCGATGCACCACTTCGTTTAAGTGTCTACCATATGTCTACAGAGCCTGATGCTGCTAGCCAAGTTACTTGGCCTGACGCGAATATGGTGCGTAAGAATGGAATTAAGCTTTGGGCTGATGGGACTCCTTGGCTCGGTAATGTCGCTCAAAGCTTTGGTTATTTGGATAATCCAACAACCCGTCAAGCGGATATCATTCTTGGGCCGCTTGGCGAAAAAGGCATGAACTATACCCGCTTACAGTTAGATCAAATTCTTGATAAATATGCGCCGCTAGGTTATCAGATGTCCTTTCATTGCAATGGGGATATTGGGTTTGATGTTGTATTGGATGCATATGAATATGCCCTTACAAAATACAATTTGTCAGGCACGGATCATCGCTGGAGAGTGGAGCATCTTGGTGCTGCTCGAGCAGATCAATTTAAACGGGCAGCGAATCTGGGTGTTACGGTCTCCCTAGGACCATTTCAATATATTTACTGGGGGGATTTGCTCGATGGCACTATGTTTGATTCAGCGCATGGTTCCGAGTGGGTGCGCGTTGCGGATGCGTTTAAAGCAGATGTTCACCCATCATTTCATAATGATGGCCCTGTTACCCCTCCTAACGTTCTGCTTAATATCCAGAGTATGGTTACCCGCACGACAGATTCAGGAAGGGTCCATGGCCAAAATCAAGCAGCCACGATGGATCAAGCGCTCAAAGCGGTGACGATTAATGGGGCTTATCAATTAAAACGTGATCGGGAGGTTGGATCTCTAGAGGTTGGGAAGTTCGCAGATATTGTTGAGCTCTCTACTGATTTAACTACTGTTAAGCCCAGTGAAATTCTGGAAAAGGTTAAAGTTCAAGGGACTTGGGTTGGTGGTAAAAAAATTGACCTTGCTAAATTTATTCAAGAGGTTTCTGCAATTGATCCCAGTGAGCATCAAAATTTAGGTGATGCAACCCTGAAAACCATTCATAGTCATTAA
- a CDS encoding DUF2892 domain-containing protein, protein MKCNIGHTDRVLRMTVGVTLMGLAGFGITGPWAWIGIIPLITGVIGNCPAYSILGMNTAKK, encoded by the coding sequence ATGAAATGCAATATCGGACACACTGATCGCGTTCTGCGAATGACTGTTGGCGTAACGCTAATGGGCTTAGCTGGCTTTGGTATTACTGGCCCATGGGCATGGATTGGTATCATTCCTCTCATCACTGGAGTGATCGGTAATTGCCCGGCTTACTCAATACTGGGTATGAACACCGCCAAAAAGTAA
- the rnr gene encoding ribonuclease R produces the protein MRKAKDLMPREADRLGTVQGHRDGFGFVIPDDGGEDIFLSEREMSRVMHGDRVNVRVLGTDRRGRPEGQIVEVVLHANKVVIGRLLNENGVLIVAPEDKRIGHDILIPPKGQGQAKLGQVVSVEIIDYPDSYRQAVGRVVEVLGEIDDPGMEIEIAVRKYGVPHEFSAAAMKEAAALPDTVQQSDLEGRVDLRDVPLVTIDGADARDFDDAVYCEPVMYGQTKAWRLIVAIADVSHYVKPGQPLDDEGLLRATSVYFPRRVIPMLPEKISNGLCSLNPGVDRLCMVCDSVVDNNGIVLAYQFYPAVMHSAQRFTYDTVWEILSNSKGPEATRFAQFRPLLGNLYSLYKILLAAREKRGAIEFETTETQIISNELGKILRIEPRLRNDAHRLIEECMLTANVCAADFIEKNKHLSLYRVHGEPSEEKLVTLRQVLRTSGLSLGGGEKPKPRDYAKLMREIKDRPDANMLQSVVLRSMQQAMYQPDNEGHFGLAYPAYSHFTSPIRRYPDLLTHRVIKSILQKKPYVPVLPPKVPLNLTLPRKGKGRENAVNAKKSQSDVKAGAAKGSKPLKGANAALPIWGQLGVHCSSNERRADEASRDVEAWLKCYYMRDHLGQEYAGTVTGVANFGLFIQLENLFVEGMVHVTELGGDYFQYDEARQELRGERTGIRYRLGDRLHVLVSRVDLDARKIEFSLVKSVGAEPGGSSNRRQLLLATDTGRPNKKAAPQRGRSDNKVPQKPSGINVNAAKSAGTLGANQSKSKANSKNGKSSKSAKPGRAVGKPAGSKPPVRSTKARRK, from the coding sequence ATGCGTAAAGCAAAAGACTTGATGCCACGTGAGGCTGACCGCTTAGGAACAGTTCAGGGGCATCGAGATGGATTTGGATTTGTCATTCCCGATGATGGTGGCGAGGATATCTTTCTGTCAGAAAGAGAAATGTCACGCGTCATGCACGGCGACAGAGTCAATGTCAGAGTATTGGGAACGGATCGACGTGGTCGCCCAGAAGGGCAAATTGTCGAGGTAGTTCTGCACGCTAACAAAGTAGTGATCGGTCGTCTCTTAAATGAAAATGGTGTTCTGATTGTTGCGCCAGAAGATAAGCGCATCGGTCATGACATTTTGATTCCGCCAAAAGGTCAAGGGCAGGCCAAGTTGGGTCAGGTTGTTAGCGTTGAAATTATTGACTACCCAGATAGCTATCGCCAAGCAGTTGGTCGCGTAGTTGAAGTTTTGGGCGAGATCGATGATCCTGGTATGGAAATCGAAATCGCAGTCCGTAAGTACGGCGTGCCCCATGAATTTTCTGCTGCTGCCATGAAAGAGGCTGCGGCATTGCCAGATACAGTCCAGCAATCCGATCTAGAAGGTCGCGTTGATTTACGTGATGTGCCTTTAGTCACTATTGACGGCGCTGATGCTCGAGACTTTGATGATGCCGTCTATTGCGAGCCAGTTATGTACGGCCAAACTAAGGCTTGGCGTTTGATTGTGGCGATTGCCGATGTGTCTCATTACGTTAAGCCAGGTCAGCCATTGGATGACGAGGGTTTATTACGCGCTACTTCAGTGTATTTCCCCAGACGCGTAATCCCTATGCTTCCAGAGAAGATCTCGAATGGTCTTTGCTCGCTGAATCCGGGTGTAGACCGTTTGTGTATGGTGTGCGACTCCGTTGTAGATAACAACGGTATTGTTTTGGCTTACCAGTTTTATCCAGCGGTAATGCACTCAGCACAACGCTTTACTTACGATACTGTTTGGGAGATTCTTTCCAATAGTAAGGGTCCAGAGGCAACCCGCTTCGCTCAGTTCCGCCCATTACTGGGTAATCTATATTCTCTTTATAAGATTCTGTTGGCTGCTCGTGAGAAGCGGGGTGCGATTGAGTTTGAAACAACTGAAACACAAATCATTAGTAATGAGCTTGGTAAGATTCTGCGCATTGAGCCCCGTCTTCGTAACGATGCCCACCGCTTAATTGAAGAGTGTATGTTGACTGCTAACGTTTGTGCGGCTGACTTTATTGAAAAAAATAAGCACCTGAGTCTCTATCGTGTGCATGGTGAGCCATCAGAAGAGAAGTTGGTGACATTGCGCCAAGTCCTGAGAACCTCAGGCCTGTCATTGGGTGGTGGTGAAAAGCCTAAGCCACGTGACTACGCTAAATTAATGCGTGAAATTAAAGATCGACCTGACGCCAATATGCTGCAGTCAGTTGTATTGCGCTCTATGCAGCAGGCGATGTACCAGCCGGATAATGAAGGCCACTTTGGCTTGGCTTACCCAGCTTACTCACATTTCACTAGCCCGATTCGTCGTTATCCAGACTTGCTAACGCATCGCGTGATTAAGTCGATTCTCCAGAAAAAACCATACGTACCCGTATTGCCACCGAAAGTTCCACTCAATCTCACCTTGCCACGTAAAGGTAAAGGTCGTGAGAATGCAGTCAATGCCAAGAAATCCCAAAGCGATGTTAAAGCAGGGGCAGCCAAAGGCTCTAAGCCACTTAAAGGGGCTAATGCCGCATTACCAATCTGGGGTCAATTGGGCGTTCATTGCTCATCTAATGAGCGTCGTGCTGATGAAGCTTCACGTGATGTAGAAGCTTGGCTCAAGTGTTACTACATGCGCGACCATTTAGGTCAAGAATATGCTGGTACTGTCACCGGCGTTGCGAACTTTGGTTTATTTATTCAGTTAGAGAATCTCTTTGTCGAAGGCATGGTGCATGTCACTGAGCTCGGCGGAGATTACTTCCAGTATGACGAAGCGCGCCAAGAGTTACGCGGAGAGCGGACTGGTATTCGTTATCGCTTAGGTGATCGTTTGCATGTATTGGTCAGCCGGGTTGACCTCGATGCGCGCAAGATTGAATTTAGTCTTGTCAAATCCGTTGGCGCAGAGCCAGGCGGCTCCTCCAATCGCCGTCAATTGCTATTGGCAACCGATACAGGTAGACCTAATAAAAAAGCAGCCCCTCAAAGAGGCCGCTCTGACAACAAGGTTCCACAAAAGCCAAGCGGCATCAATGTGAATGCAGCCAAATCTGCCGGGACTCTGGGGGCTAACCAGTCTAAGAGTAAAGCCAATAGTAAAAACGGTAAGAGTAGTAAATCCGCCAAGCCAGGCAGGGCAGTCGGTAAACCTGCAGGCAGTAAGCCTCCAGTTCGCAGCACTAAAGCGCGCCGCAAGTAA
- a CDS encoding DUF4239 domain-containing protein, translated as MKNTSYQDAFFNWIYRRSNVQILLLLILFFVGLLDSMPRLLQSLPIFAPTQDSTRLGLSLFGSIITLSGLLIGFLLNQAQSNFREVQTLVSQEAGRINNLDRLLTRFGDPSIAPIRVELFEYMNSIVNEEWPLLQKGGGSSKTHMLWRGISRKLMSIEPHTNRQTAMYTDIIKKSEEVAESREARIERSNIRLPGLFWVVILICMFALMGINTLFMPSDSFFLGLKILPITMGALISLLVITDQPFKGQNSVQPDAFYKIIESIKTRKE; from the coding sequence ATGAAAAACACCTCCTACCAAGACGCATTCTTTAATTGGATATACCGGAGAAGTAATGTCCAAATTCTACTGTTGCTCATTCTCTTTTTTGTTGGGTTGCTAGATTCGATGCCGCGCTTATTGCAATCGTTACCTATCTTTGCGCCAACGCAGGACAGTACGAGACTGGGTTTAAGTCTCTTCGGGTCTATCATTACTTTAAGCGGCTTACTCATTGGTTTCCTGTTGAATCAGGCGCAAAGTAATTTTCGCGAAGTTCAGACTTTGGTTTCGCAAGAAGCTGGCCGTATTAACAACTTAGATCGCCTGTTGACTCGATTCGGTGACCCATCAATAGCACCTATTCGTGTGGAGTTGTTTGAGTACATGAACTCTATCGTTAATGAGGAATGGCCTCTATTGCAAAAAGGTGGGGGTAGCTCTAAAACCCATATGCTCTGGCGGGGGATTTCTAGGAAGCTAATGTCGATTGAGCCTCACACCAATCGTCAGACTGCAATGTACACCGACATCATCAAAAAGTCTGAAGAAGTGGCCGAGAGTAGGGAGGCTCGTATTGAGCGCTCGAATATTCGTTTGCCTGGACTATTTTGGGTGGTCATTCTGATATGTATGTTTGCATTGATGGGGATTAACACTTTATTTATGCCTTCGGATTCCTTCTTCCTGGGCTTAAAGATTCTGCCGATCACGATGGGGGCCTTAATCTCCCTATTGGTGATAACAGATCAGCCTTTTAAAGGGCAGAACTCCGTTCAACCAGATGCATTCTATAAAATTATCGAATCTATCAAAACTCGTAAAGAGTAA
- a CDS encoding APC family permease has product MTNQLNPSLLKKESKKAKGISLFSATALGIGGMMGAGLFSLLGTASAHAGSYIPLAFLLGAIAASFSVYSYAKLGATFPSSGGAATFTVMSFGPGVLSGGLNIFQYVSYLIAAALYAAGFSEYANTLLGGNLSPLEVKLMGAGIVIFCAGINLLGTDIVGTVETLAIGFVTLALLLFSAEGIHVADVGAFKMSSWSINGIAIATGILYINYQGFGVVTNSSNAMHAPHKELPLAMFSALILVTIAYVLVSTAAILLLSPAQMALYSGHVLADAAQIVAGKAGFVVIGVSALLACAAALNATIFAASNIAADMTRKSSVSKVLSDEVLNTEFRALTISAILVIGLALAFPLDVVGKMASLAFLLVYAAITYGHIRVRNQTGAKLWPLWAAIIINLSLFATLFINVIETAPNSAIALVIALIGSFAIEATSRKFLRKKLKPH; this is encoded by the coding sequence TTGACCAATCAATTAAACCCCTCCCTACTCAAAAAAGAGAGCAAGAAAGCCAAAGGCATTAGCCTCTTTTCAGCAACTGCTCTGGGCATCGGCGGAATGATGGGTGCTGGGCTATTTTCTCTCTTGGGCACTGCTAGCGCTCATGCTGGCTCATACATTCCCCTGGCATTTTTGTTGGGGGCTATTGCTGCCTCATTCTCAGTCTACTCATACGCCAAATTGGGCGCTACTTTTCCTAGTAGTGGAGGCGCTGCTACTTTTACAGTAATGAGCTTTGGGCCTGGAGTTCTTTCTGGTGGCCTCAATATATTTCAATACGTTTCCTATCTGATTGCAGCCGCACTCTATGCCGCTGGCTTTTCTGAATACGCCAATACTTTGCTAGGCGGAAATTTATCTCCACTTGAAGTCAAGCTTATGGGTGCCGGTATTGTCATTTTTTGTGCCGGCATTAATTTGCTGGGTACCGATATTGTTGGTACTGTAGAAACTCTGGCTATTGGATTTGTGACACTTGCTCTTTTGCTGTTTTCCGCTGAGGGCATTCATGTGGCTGATGTTGGCGCGTTCAAAATGTCTAGTTGGTCTATCAATGGGATAGCTATTGCCACTGGCATCTTGTATATCAACTATCAAGGCTTTGGGGTTGTGACTAACTCTTCTAATGCTATGCATGCACCCCATAAAGAATTACCTCTTGCCATGTTTTCAGCCCTGATTTTGGTAACGATTGCCTATGTACTAGTGAGCACCGCAGCAATACTGCTGCTTTCCCCTGCTCAAATGGCGCTATACAGCGGTCACGTTTTGGCCGATGCAGCCCAAATCGTCGCTGGCAAAGCAGGCTTTGTTGTGATTGGTGTATCTGCCCTTCTGGCCTGTGCAGCTGCACTCAACGCCACCATCTTTGCTGCATCCAATATTGCGGCCGATATGACACGCAAGAGTTCAGTCTCAAAGGTCTTAAGTGACGAGGTCTTAAATACAGAGTTTCGTGCATTAACCATATCAGCGATCTTGGTGATTGGTTTGGCTCTGGCATTTCCATTAGATGTTGTTGGCAAAATGGCCAGCCTTGCCTTTTTATTGGTATACGCTGCTATTACTTATGGGCACATTCGCGTACGAAACCAAACAGGCGCCAAGCTTTGGCCACTCTGGGCGGCAATCATCATTAATTTGAGTCTGTTTGCTACTTTATTTATCAATGTGATCGAGACAGCTCCGAATAGCGCAATCGCTTTAGTAATTGCCTTAATAGGATCTTTTGCGATTGAAGCAACTTCTCGTAAATTTCTGAGGAAGAAATTAAAGCCCCATTGA
- a CDS encoding dienelactone hydrolase family protein has product MIEIKRPDGQILKGYLAEPSNGMNAPGIVVIQEWWGLDEEVKAVADRFADAGYRALVPDLYRGKLALEANEAEHLMGDLNFSDAAGQDIRGAVQYLKATGSAKVAVTGFCMGGALTVLAACNVPELDASIAWYGNPPLEYVNAQAITKPMLGHWALHDEFFPIAGVDQLEEKLKQAGVNFEFHRHDTKHAFANPKSDARGLAPLKYNADAAQLAWERTLNFLKKYIAS; this is encoded by the coding sequence ATGATTGAAATTAAAAGACCTGATGGACAGATTCTCAAAGGATATTTGGCTGAGCCAAGCAATGGGATGAACGCCCCTGGCATCGTTGTCATTCAGGAGTGGTGGGGTCTTGATGAGGAGGTAAAGGCTGTAGCGGATCGTTTCGCTGATGCAGGTTACCGTGCGTTAGTGCCTGACTTGTATCGCGGTAAATTGGCTCTAGAGGCTAATGAAGCAGAACATTTAATGGGCGACCTGAATTTTAGCGATGCTGCTGGACAAGACATTCGCGGGGCCGTTCAGTACTTAAAAGCTACTGGTAGTGCAAAGGTTGCCGTGACTGGCTTTTGCATGGGAGGCGCCTTAACAGTTCTTGCGGCATGTAATGTGCCTGAGCTGGATGCTTCTATTGCTTGGTACGGCAACCCTCCATTGGAGTATGTGAATGCTCAAGCTATTACAAAGCCGATGTTGGGACACTGGGCCTTGCATGATGAGTTCTTTCCAATAGCGGGCGTGGATCAGCTAGAGGAAAAACTAAAACAAGCTGGTGTGAATTTTGAATTTCATCGCCATGACACTAAACATGCTTTTGCTAATCCCAAATCAGATGCCCGTGGCTTAGCGCCTCTTAAGTACAATGCTGATGCAGCACAGTTGGCTTGGGAGCGAACTCTTAATTTCTTGAAGAAATATATAGCTAGCTAG
- a CDS encoding MFS transporter translates to MNSAPHTAETKKQERFFLFSLAGIQFTHILDFMIMMPLGPQFITALSINTHQFGLLLSSYTFAAAIAGVFATYYIDRFERRQLLLRLYVCFIIATIACGFAPNYHMLFIARACAGAFGGILGSLVQTIVADSIPFERRGKALGTVMAAFSVSTVAGVPLSLFLANHISFLGWRAPFMFIGVISILILFIGYRYIPKISGHLHHVQEGSRFKQIYDILIAHQHARAFVFMGLIMITGFSVIPYIALYLTSNVGVANSYISLIYLCGGIATLMSSRLIGHMADKYGKVRVFRILAIVSLIPLIVTTNLVPVPLWVVLINSTSFFILISGRMIPAMAIVSQLVEPKIRGTFMSLVGSTQMLASGIASVLAGLVVTITPDGKMEHYNLVGYGAVMCGLLTFWLVGYIHSDKKKA, encoded by the coding sequence TTGAATAGCGCCCCTCACACAGCCGAAACGAAGAAGCAAGAGCGCTTCTTTTTGTTTTCATTGGCGGGTATTCAGTTCACCCACATCTTAGATTTCATGATCATGATGCCTTTGGGACCCCAGTTCATTACGGCGCTTTCCATTAATACGCATCAATTTGGTTTGCTGCTGTCTTCGTATACTTTTGCTGCTGCGATCGCTGGAGTATTTGCCACCTATTACATCGACCGATTTGAGCGGAGGCAATTACTTCTGCGTTTATATGTTTGCTTCATCATTGCAACAATAGCTTGTGGATTTGCTCCCAACTACCACATGCTATTTATCGCCCGTGCATGCGCAGGTGCCTTTGGAGGCATTCTAGGGTCTTTGGTGCAGACGATTGTGGCTGATTCCATTCCTTTTGAGCGCAGAGGTAAGGCACTGGGCACGGTCATGGCTGCTTTCTCAGTTTCAACTGTTGCAGGTGTGCCCTTGAGTTTGTTCTTGGCAAACCATATTAGCTTTCTAGGTTGGCGCGCTCCGTTTATGTTTATTGGCGTGATCTCCATATTGATTCTATTCATTGGATATCGCTATATCCCTAAAATTTCTGGACACTTGCATCATGTTCAAGAGGGTAGTCGTTTTAAACAAATTTATGACATTCTGATTGCTCACCAACATGCACGCGCTTTTGTGTTTATGGGCCTCATTATGATCACCGGATTCTCTGTGATTCCATATATTGCTCTGTATCTCACCTCCAATGTCGGCGTGGCTAATTCCTATATTTCATTGATCTATCTATGTGGTGGTATTGCCACCTTAATGAGCTCAAGATTGATAGGCCATATGGCTGACAAATACGGCAAAGTGCGGGTATTTAGAATTCTGGCGATTGTGAGCTTAATTCCTCTGATAGTGACAACCAATCTTGTGCCAGTCCCGCTTTGGGTTGTCCTGATCAACTCAACATCATTTTTCATTCTGATTTCAGGACGTATGATTCCAGCAATGGCGATTGTGAGTCAGCTTGTGGAGCCTAAGATCCGGGGAACCTTTATGAGCCTAGTGGGCTCTACTCAGATGTTGGCCTCTGGAATTGCCTCTGTTTTGGCCGGCTTGGTTGTTACGATTACGCCAGACGGCAAGATGGAGCATTACAACTTGGTGGGCTATGGTGCGGTAATGTGTGGATTGCTGACATTCTGGCTGGTGGGATATATTCATTCTGACAAGAAAAAAGCATAA